One genomic segment of Paenibacillus sp. FSL H8-0332 includes these proteins:
- the panB gene encoding 3-methyl-2-oxobutanoate hydroxymethyltransferase — MADKHALNIIKMKKMKTDGVPLSMITAYDYPSALLAEEAGIDLILVGDSLGNVVLGYDTTLPVTIEDMVYHTRSVKRGAPNTFIVADMPFMTYHGSVDETLRGVRRLMQEGQAHAVKMEGGLEICSAVSSVVAAGVPVLGHIGLTPQSVNMIGGYRIQGKDAKDAQRLMDEAKALEAAGAFGIVLELVTEEVAEAISKAVSIPTIGIGAGRYCDGQVLVFHDVLRYASPYREKKFVKTYADVGSLIREGITSYVQEVKDRSFPAQEHVFSADETVLESLYGNAGKGAK, encoded by the coding sequence ATGGCAGACAAACACGCACTGAATATTATCAAAATGAAAAAAATGAAAACGGATGGTGTGCCCTTAAGCATGATCACCGCTTATGATTACCCTTCAGCCCTGCTGGCTGAGGAAGCAGGAATTGACCTGATTCTGGTCGGCGATTCCCTAGGGAACGTCGTGCTTGGTTATGATACCACGCTGCCGGTTACCATAGAGGATATGGTCTACCATACCCGGTCGGTGAAGCGCGGAGCGCCTAATACTTTTATAGTGGCTGATATGCCGTTCATGACCTACCACGGAAGCGTGGATGAGACCTTGCGCGGTGTGCGCAGACTGATGCAGGAAGGCCAGGCCCATGCGGTCAAAATGGAAGGCGGCCTCGAAATCTGCTCTGCAGTGTCTTCTGTTGTAGCAGCCGGAGTTCCGGTCCTTGGCCATATCGGCCTGACCCCGCAGTCGGTCAATATGATCGGCGGCTACCGGATTCAGGGGAAGGATGCCAAGGATGCACAGCGGCTGATGGACGAAGCGAAGGCGCTGGAAGCGGCCGGGGCCTTCGGCATTGTGCTGGAGCTGGTCACGGAGGAAGTGGCAGAAGCCATCTCCAAGGCTGTCAGCATACCGACCATAGGCATTGGTGCCGGGCGTTACTGTGACGGACAGGTTCTGGTATTCCATGATGTCCTGCGGTATGCCTCTCCTTACCGGGAGAAAAAGTTCGTCAAAACCTACGCCGATGTCGGTTCTCTGATCCGTGAAGGCATCACCAGCTACGTTCAGGAAGTGAAGGACCGCTCGTTCCCTGCGCAAGAGCATGTGTTTAGCGCGGATGAGACCGTCCTGGAATCTTTATACGGCAATGCCGGCAAAGGAGCGAAATAA
- a CDS encoding biotin--[acetyl-CoA-carboxylase] ligase: MNSGHAQRPGVLKRETFVPGWTKGIQRLDTVGSTQEEAKILAEGGAPEGTTVMAEAQTGGRGRMGRKWHSPHGKGIWMSLVLRPNLPLALTPQLTLLAGVAVCTAIREVTGVPAGIKWPNDLLAGGRKICGILLESSLREGGLHYCIAGIGIAANLTEEDYPEELRRIGTSLLIEGGGIPVDRMRLAEAVLEELEYLYRVYLEQGFQPVKQLWESMSVTLGRQVWVNTPQGRTEATAVGLSDNGGLLLRNESGEVVSVLSGEIEMI, from the coding sequence ATGAATAGCGGTCATGCGCAGCGTCCCGGCGTCTTGAAGCGGGAGACGTTCGTACCCGGCTGGACCAAGGGGATTCAGCGGCTGGATACTGTCGGTTCCACACAGGAGGAAGCCAAAATACTAGCCGAGGGCGGCGCCCCGGAGGGAACGACGGTTATGGCCGAAGCGCAGACCGGCGGGCGCGGGCGGATGGGCCGTAAATGGCACTCCCCCCACGGCAAAGGAATCTGGATGAGCCTGGTGCTGCGTCCTAATCTGCCGCTTGCCTTGACTCCGCAGCTGACGCTGCTTGCCGGAGTGGCTGTCTGCACAGCGATCCGTGAGGTTACCGGAGTGCCAGCCGGCATCAAGTGGCCGAATGACCTGCTGGCCGGCGGCCGCAAAATCTGTGGAATCCTGCTGGAATCCTCGCTTCGGGAAGGCGGGCTGCATTATTGTATCGCCGGTATCGGCATTGCTGCCAATCTGACCGAAGAGGACTACCCGGAGGAGCTACGCAGGATCGGTACATCGCTGCTGATCGAAGGCGGGGGCATTCCTGTAGACCGCATGAGGCTTGCGGAAGCCGTGCTGGAGGAGCTCGAATATCTATACCGGGTATATCTGGAGCAAGGCTTCCAGCCCGTGAAGCAGCTGTGGGAGTCGATGTCGGTGACACTGGGGCGGCAGGTTTGGGTGAACACTCCCCAAGGCCGCACCGAGGCTACTGCTGTCGGACTGAGTGATAACGGCGGGCTGCTGTTACGTAACGAATCCGGTGAGGTAGTGAGCGTACTGTCCGGTGAAATCGAAATGATCTAG
- a CDS encoding CCA tRNA nucleotidyltransferase, whose amino-acid sequence MEWRMAPPGMAEAAGTVVAGLLAGGHEAYFVGGCLRDELLGRPVHDIDITTSALPEEVMALFPRCVPTGLAHGTITVLQEGYSLEVTTYRTESGYADHRRPEHVVFVRDVREDLRRRDFTINAICCGLDGERIDPFGGEQDLQLRMIRCVGEAEERFEEDALRMLRCVRFASVLDFAIAKNTWRGLLRQRDKLAHIAVERVRAEVERILEGPHPQRGLGLLLRSGLLPRGKAPFPWTGRDLAAAAARLAGLGNLESARLRWALLLHALSSSAASADELLRAWTFPGATRTGVVAVLRVREAWDAALSSARPEDSGAGERLRRRWIAAVLGHGQSAAEGWLTLLEAAGADAAPATGAGATSPAAAVPATAAVAPAATACVLVADTGAPVTSVDVPASDVGAPATPPVTTSLLRSWTAEMPIRTLAELAVSGHEVTAVLEKRPGPWLGVLLHQLLLAVAAGDLANDNQLLLEAAQRMDRDE is encoded by the coding sequence ATGGAATGGAGAATGGCACCACCCGGCATGGCTGAAGCCGCCGGGACTGTTGTTGCAGGCCTGCTGGCAGGCGGTCATGAAGCTTATTTCGTCGGCGGCTGCCTGCGCGATGAGCTGCTGGGCCGTCCGGTGCATGATATAGACATCACTACCTCCGCGCTGCCGGAGGAGGTAATGGCCCTGTTTCCGCGCTGCGTCCCTACCGGACTGGCGCATGGCACGATCACTGTGCTGCAGGAGGGCTACAGCTTAGAGGTTACGACTTACCGGACGGAGAGCGGCTATGCCGATCACCGGCGTCCGGAGCATGTCGTATTCGTCAGGGATGTGCGGGAGGATCTCCGCCGCCGTGACTTCACGATCAATGCCATCTGCTGCGGCCTTGACGGCGAGCGGATTGACCCTTTCGGCGGGGAGCAGGATCTTCAGCTCCGGATGATCCGCTGTGTAGGCGAAGCGGAGGAACGCTTCGAAGAGGATGCGCTGCGGATGCTCCGCTGCGTACGTTTTGCTTCTGTGCTGGATTTCGCGATTGCGAAGAATACCTGGCGCGGTCTGCTGCGCCAGCGTGACAAGCTGGCGCATATTGCTGTGGAGCGGGTGCGCGCCGAGGTGGAGCGCATCCTGGAAGGCCCGCACCCGCAGCGCGGGCTGGGGCTCCTGCTGCGCAGCGGCCTGCTGCCGCGCGGCAAAGCGCCGTTCCCTTGGACCGGCCGTGACCTGGCGGCTGCCGCCGCCCGCCTCGCCGGTCTCGGGAACCTGGAGAGCGCCCGCCTGCGCTGGGCGCTCCTGCTGCATGCCCTGAGCTCATCGGCGGCTTCCGCCGATGAGCTCCTGCGGGCATGGACGTTCCCGGGGGCGACGCGCACTGGCGTCGTCGCCGTGCTCCGCGTCCGCGAAGCCTGGGACGCGGCGTTGTCTTCGGCGCGGCCGGAGGATTCCGGCGCCGGGGAGCGGCTGCGGCGGCGGTGGATCGCCGCCGTGCTGGGCCATGGCCAGTCAGCCGCCGAAGGGTGGCTGACGCTGCTTGAGGCGGCGGGGGCTGACGCCGCGCCCGCGACTGGCGCAGGTGCGACCAGCCCGGCCGCAGCCGTCCCTGCCACAGCCGCAGTCGCACCCGCCGCGACCGCATGCGTCCTTGTTGCAGACACTGGCGCACCCGTCACGTCGGTAGACGTCCCTGCCAGTGACGTAGGCGCACCCGCCACCCCCCCTGTCACCACCAGCCTCCTGCGGTCCTGGACCGCAGAGATGCCGATCCGCACGCTCGCTGAGCTGGCGGTGAGCGGACATGAGGTGACAGCGGTGCTGGAGAAGCGTCCCGGCCCGTGGCTGGGCGTATTGCTGCACCAGCTTCTTCTGGCTGTCGCGGCGGGTGACCTTGCCAATGACAACCAATTACTGCTGGAAGCAGCGCAAAGGATGGATAGAGATGAATAG
- the bshA gene encoding N-acetyl-alpha-D-glucosaminyl L-malate synthase BshA — protein sequence MERLKIGITCYPSLGGSGVVATELGKLLAEKGHEVHFITHSIPFRLGTFQKNIFYHEVEVNDYYVFRYPPYDLALATKMAQVAKMQNLDLFHVHYAVPHAVCAYLAKQILGNDIKVVTTLHGTDITVLGQDESLKDLIRLGINESDAVTAVSRDLIKETRKALDITREIDLTYNFVDKRVYYPRDVTDLRGDFAAPDEKILMHISNFRPVKRVSDVVDVFAKVNRQVPSKLLLVGEGPDLPKIQAKISEMGLDDHVRFLGKQDEIAQVISLADLLLLPSEKESFGLVALEAMACGVPTIGSQAGGIPELIQHGKTGFLAPVGDTESMAKYAVRLLSDEAMAESFRHACLERSCNDFSRDMITNQYEDIYYRVLGRKVSGLDPILG from the coding sequence ATGGAGCGGCTTAAGATAGGCATCACCTGTTATCCGTCTCTTGGCGGCTCGGGCGTGGTGGCAACTGAACTGGGCAAGCTATTGGCCGAAAAAGGTCATGAGGTCCACTTTATCACCCACAGCATCCCGTTTCGGCTGGGAACGTTTCAGAAGAATATTTTCTACCATGAGGTAGAGGTTAACGATTATTATGTGTTCCGCTATCCGCCATATGATCTGGCGCTGGCGACCAAGATGGCGCAGGTAGCCAAAATGCAGAATCTGGACCTGTTCCATGTGCATTATGCGGTTCCGCATGCGGTATGTGCTTATCTGGCCAAGCAGATCCTAGGTAATGATATCAAAGTGGTTACCACGCTGCATGGTACGGATATTACAGTGCTGGGCCAGGACGAATCCCTGAAGGATCTGATCCGGCTGGGCATTAACGAGAGTGATGCGGTGACCGCCGTCTCCCGTGATCTGATTAAGGAGACCCGCAAGGCGCTTGATATTACGCGTGAAATTGATCTGACTTATAATTTCGTAGATAAGCGTGTCTATTATCCCCGGGATGTTACGGATCTGCGCGGCGACTTCGCGGCCCCGGATGAGAAGATTCTCATGCATATCAGTAATTTCCGTCCGGTCAAGCGGGTGAGTGATGTGGTGGATGTGTTCGCCAAGGTGAACCGGCAGGTACCTTCCAAGCTGCTGTTGGTCGGAGAGGGACCTGACCTGCCGAAAATTCAAGCCAAGATCAGCGAGATGGGGCTCGACGATCATGTCCGCTTCCTGGGCAAGCAAGACGAGATTGCCCAGGTAATCTCCCTGGCGGACCTGCTGCTGCTGCCTTCTGAGAAGGAGAGCTTCGGGCTTGTTGCCCTGGAAGCTATGGCCTGCGGCGTTCCGACCATTGGCTCACAGGCCGGTGGTATTCCGGAGCTGATCCAGCATGGCAAGACCGGATTCCTTGCGCCGGTCGGCGATACGGAATCCATGGCAAAGTATGCCGTCCGGCTGCTCTCGGATGAGGCGATGGCTGAGAGCTTCCGGCACGCCTGCCTGGAGCGGTCCTGCAATGATTTCAGCAGAGATATGATCACTAATCAATATGAAGATATCTATTACCGTGTGCTCGGGCGCAAGGTATCCGGGTTAGACCCGATCCTGGGGTAA
- the bshB1 gene encoding bacillithiol biosynthesis deacetylase BshB1: MKLDILVFGAHADDAEIGMAGTIAKHTAAGFKVGMCDLTRAEMSSNGTVELREQEAHQAAAVLGAVVRTNLGLPDRGLYMTEDHLAAVTAEIRRYAPSMVFAPYWEDRHPDHIACSKLVEEAVFNAKLRRYMPDKPAIPEPELYFYFINDLGRTDLIVDVTAQYPLKEQALSCYRSQFGLAPGEDAVATPLTEGYIERVRSRDMLLGQRRLIRYAEGFAGKVPYTVDLFSTARK, encoded by the coding sequence ATGAAGCTTGACATCCTGGTATTCGGGGCGCATGCGGATGATGCCGAGATCGGCATGGCAGGCACAATTGCCAAGCATACTGCCGCCGGCTTCAAAGTGGGAATGTGCGATCTGACCCGGGCAGAGATGTCCTCAAACGGAACGGTGGAGCTTCGGGAACAGGAGGCTCATCAGGCTGCCGCAGTGCTGGGCGCGGTGGTGCGGACCAATCTGGGACTGCCTGACCGTGGACTGTATATGACAGAGGACCATCTGGCGGCTGTCACAGCGGAAATCCGCCGTTATGCTCCGTCCATGGTATTTGCCCCTTACTGGGAAGACCGCCATCCCGACCATATTGCCTGCAGTAAGCTGGTGGAGGAAGCGGTATTTAATGCGAAGCTCCGCAGATATATGCCGGACAAGCCTGCGATTCCTGAGCCCGAGTTATATTTCTACTTCATTAATGATCTTGGACGGACGGATCTGATCGTCGATGTGACTGCGCAGTATCCGCTGAAGGAGCAGGCATTGTCCTGCTATCGTTCCCAATTTGGACTCGCTCCGGGTGAAGATGCCGTTGCAACGCCATTGACGGAAGGGTATATCGAGCGCGTCCGTTCCAGAGACATGCTGCTCGGCCAGCGGAGGCTCATTCGTTATGCCGAAGGGTTCGCCGGCAAGGTTCCGTATACGGTAGATCTGTTTAGTACTGCCCGCAAATAA
- the mgsA gene encoding methylglyoxal synthase — translation MLKIAFIAHDRKKDEMVNFVTAYEHVFEGHKLFSTGTTGQRIMEVTKLSIHRYMSGPLGGDQQIGSMVATDELDLIIFLRDPLMAQPHEPDITALLRLCDVYGIPVATNIATAEILVKAIDRGDFGWRELVHKYKPGVDES, via the coding sequence ATGTTGAAAATTGCTTTTATCGCACATGACCGCAAAAAAGATGAAATGGTTAATTTCGTAACTGCTTATGAGCATGTCTTTGAAGGGCATAAGTTATTCTCCACCGGAACCACGGGCCAGCGTATCATGGAAGTGACCAAGCTCTCCATTCACCGCTACATGTCCGGGCCGCTTGGCGGCGACCAGCAGATTGGCTCGATGGTCGCTACGGATGAGCTGGATTTGATTATTTTCCTGCGTGATCCGCTGATGGCCCAGCCGCATGAACCGGATATTACGGCGCTGCTTCGTCTGTGTGATGTGTACGGGATTCCGGTGGCCACGAATATTGCTACAGCGGAAATTCTGGTGAAGGCTATCGACCGGGGAGATTTCGGCTGGCGTGAGCTGGTACATAAATACAAGCCGGGTGTGGACGAGTCATGA
- the dapB gene encoding 4-hydroxy-tetrahydrodipicolinate reductase has translation MSDKIRIVVSGAGGRMGKEVVKLVLQDDELKLAAAVDRSAHGSDAGRLVGLEDCGVLVTSDLETALTDTAADVMVDFTIPQSAYSNTALAVKYGVRPVIGTTGFTPEQIAGLDKQCQEQGIGGLIAPNFSIGAILLMKFAAQAAKYFPHLEIIEYHGDQKLDAPSGTAIKTAEMISEARQELRQGHPEEEELIEGSRGGYYNGFRIHSVRLPGVFAQEEVVFGGFGQSLKIRHDSYERAGYMPGVKLGIQKVMGYTGLIYGFEHFIE, from the coding sequence TTGAGTGACAAGATCAGGATTGTTGTTTCCGGAGCCGGAGGCAGAATGGGCAAAGAGGTTGTGAAGCTGGTATTGCAGGATGATGAACTCAAGCTGGCAGCAGCGGTTGACCGCTCTGCACATGGCAGTGATGCCGGCCGTCTGGTTGGCCTTGAGGACTGTGGTGTGCTTGTAACTTCGGATCTGGAGACTGCGCTTACAGATACAGCTGCCGATGTAATGGTAGATTTTACGATTCCACAGTCTGCATACAGCAATACTGCGCTGGCGGTCAAGTACGGCGTCCGTCCGGTTATCGGAACCACCGGCTTCACGCCGGAGCAGATCGCGGGGCTGGACAAGCAATGCCAGGAGCAGGGAATCGGCGGACTGATTGCGCCTAACTTCTCCATCGGCGCGATTCTGCTGATGAAATTCGCTGCCCAGGCCGCAAAGTATTTCCCTCATCTCGAAATTATCGAATATCACGGAGACCAGAAGCTGGATGCTCCGTCAGGAACAGCGATTAAGACGGCAGAGATGATCTCTGAGGCGCGGCAGGAGCTTCGCCAGGGACATCCCGAAGAAGAAGAGCTGATTGAAGGCTCGCGCGGCGGGTATTATAACGGCTTCCGTATTCACAGTGTGCGTCTTCCGGGCGTTTTTGCCCAGGAGGAGGTTGTATTCGGCGGGTTCGGACAGTCGCTGAAGATCCGTCATGACTCCTATGAGCGTGCGGGTTATATGCCTGGAGTCAAGCTCGGGATTCAAAAGGTGATGGGCTATACCGGCTTGATTTACGGTTTTGAGCATTTTATAGAATAG
- a CDS encoding tetratricopeptide repeat protein translates to MDHNDYVKAAYRSILRSDFAEAITLFEAAIAASPDDAEVRYRCSITYARSGMLDKALEHAIAARRLDGTKPDYQLHLQHLQALKLVQEAKRLLEDEAADSVNPYHPITLLKEAVSLDPLYGDAYVWLAIAHSRMNEHLQAIAVLKEVMSLHPDDSGLRLLMKDLQKSLQQYIQ, encoded by the coding sequence ATGGATCATAATGATTATGTAAAAGCGGCCTACCGCTCGATACTCCGCAGTGACTTTGCTGAGGCCATCACCTTGTTCGAAGCGGCCATTGCGGCTAGTCCGGACGATGCGGAAGTCAGATACCGCTGCTCTATTACCTATGCCCGCAGCGGCATGCTGGACAAAGCGCTTGAACATGCTATAGCCGCACGCCGGCTGGATGGGACCAAACCGGATTATCAGCTGCATCTGCAGCATCTGCAGGCTCTTAAGCTTGTGCAGGAAGCGAAGCGGCTGCTGGAGGATGAAGCAGCGGACAGTGTGAATCCGTACCATCCGATTACGCTGCTGAAGGAAGCTGTATCGCTTGACCCTCTCTACGGGGATGCTTATGTATGGCTGGCGATTGCGCACAGCCGGATGAATGAACATCTGCAGGCGATTGCGGTATTGAAAGAAGTTATGTCGCTGCACCCGGATGACAGCGGCCTACGTCTGCTAATGAAGGATCTGCAGAAATCGCTGCAACAATATATACAATAA
- a CDS encoding nucleotide pyrophosphohydrolase, whose protein sequence is MDKSLGDIQREVDTYISQFKEGYFSPLSMLARMSEEVGELAREVNHQFGEKPKKADEADNSIELELGDILFITVCFANSLGIDLTEAHNKVMHKFNTRDAGRWTPKNTD, encoded by the coding sequence ATGGATAAAAGTCTTGGTGACATACAACGTGAGGTAGATACCTACATCTCACAGTTTAAAGAAGGCTACTTCAGTCCGCTGTCGATGCTGGCCCGGATGTCCGAGGAAGTCGGAGAGCTGGCGCGCGAAGTCAACCATCAATTCGGCGAGAAGCCGAAAAAAGCGGATGAAGCCGATAATTCGATTGAGCTGGAGCTGGGCGACATTCTCTTTATTACCGTTTGTTTCGCCAATTCCCTCGGTATAGACTTAACAGAGGCGCATAATAAGGTTATGCACAAATTCAATACGCGTGATGCCGGGCGCTGGACGCCCAAAAACACCGATTAG
- a CDS encoding YitT family protein, which yields MSSSIKISTVSKTVAPIMLGTAIYAFGLLYFIIPNQLMEGGVTGITILLNYAFDIPIFLTTLLLNLPLFLLGWKVLGANQIVYTGLGIGSLSFFLWLFERMIKAGWIVTFSTEHDFILASLYAGVTLGLGLGIVFRFGGTTGGVDIVARILGRKFGWSMGQIILAVDIIIIGASLLYIPREKILYTLVAVFIASRVIDFIQEGAYAARAFTIISDEAPQIAELITVEMDRGVTLIPAIGAYSKQAKHMVYCVVSRQEIRRLSLLVKSVDPKAFVIISDVHDVHGEGFRET from the coding sequence ATGAGTTCATCCATTAAAATCAGCACAGTCAGCAAAACAGTGGCCCCCATCATGCTGGGTACGGCCATCTACGCATTCGGACTACTGTATTTCATCATTCCCAACCAGCTGATGGAGGGCGGAGTTACCGGGATTACCATCCTGCTCAATTACGCCTTTGACATCCCTATCTTCTTAACGACACTGCTGCTCAACCTCCCGCTCTTTCTGCTCGGCTGGAAGGTGCTCGGGGCGAATCAGATCGTCTATACCGGACTCGGCATCGGCTCTCTGTCTTTCTTCCTCTGGTTATTTGAGCGGATGATCAAGGCGGGCTGGATTGTAACGTTCAGCACCGAGCATGATTTTATTCTTGCTTCATTATATGCAGGGGTCACTCTGGGTCTGGGTCTGGGGATTGTCTTCCGTTTCGGGGGCACCACCGGGGGTGTAGATATTGTTGCACGGATCCTTGGACGCAAGTTCGGCTGGAGTATGGGGCAGATTATTCTGGCTGTGGATATCATTATTATCGGGGCTTCCCTGCTCTACATTCCCCGCGAAAAAATATTATATACTCTCGTGGCAGTCTTCATCGCCTCACGTGTAATTGATTTCATTCAGGAAGGGGCCTACGCCGCCAGAGCCTTCACCATCATCAGCGACGAGGCGCCGCAGATTGCCGAGCTGATCACCGTAGAAATGGATCGCGGTGTTACCTTAATCCCGGCAATCGGTGCCTATTCGAAGCAGGCCAAGCACATGGTCTACTGCGTGGTCTCCAGACAGGAGATCCGCAGGCTCAGCCTGCTGGTAAAGTCGGTGGACCCGAAGGCCTTCGTCATTATCAGCGACGTTCATGACGTTCACGGCGAAGGCTTCCGGGAGACCTGA
- a CDS encoding sporulation protein YpjB has product MPRRKVFILSAILLCCLLAGIGGGRVQAEAGNAAADQGSTAYIEAPGSVPSDPAALTARSGAQRLEQAAEALYGYVLEGDVLKARKEAEEISQIFISSSFEGMTSVEGVNALSSVILDMKSALAAAQPSPERWEAAAAKLRLAANSLNHPRQPMWLQYYKLVREDLNDMEQSAAAGDLKGWTAALARLQSRYANIRPAVIISRPAEAVNTFDSWLSFAGGVAGSEQPVERARLLEIVSYGQDAARVMFGKDRSEPVLSLPLAPQQYGGWALLAGAFILTVLAYTAYRKYRGQKRDLKTV; this is encoded by the coding sequence ATGCCGCGCAGAAAAGTATTCATACTGTCAGCAATCCTGCTGTGCTGCCTGCTCGCCGGTATCGGCGGAGGCCGCGTTCAGGCTGAAGCAGGGAATGCCGCTGCAGACCAGGGAAGTACAGCTTACATAGAAGCACCCGGAAGTGTACCCAGTGATCCTGCTGCGCTCACGGCCAGAAGCGGAGCGCAGCGGCTGGAGCAGGCTGCGGAAGCTCTGTACGGCTATGTGCTCGAAGGCGATGTGCTGAAGGCCCGCAAGGAAGCAGAGGAAATCTCACAGATCTTCATCTCCTCGTCCTTTGAAGGGATGACCTCAGTGGAGGGGGTCAATGCACTCTCGTCCGTCATTCTGGATATGAAGTCGGCACTGGCTGCGGCCCAGCCGTCCCCGGAGAGATGGGAAGCGGCTGCGGCGAAGCTGCGGCTTGCCGCCAACAGCCTGAATCACCCCCGCCAGCCCATGTGGCTGCAATACTACAAGCTGGTCCGTGAGGATTTGAACGATATGGAGCAAAGCGCCGCCGCGGGTGATCTGAAGGGTTGGACAGCGGCGCTGGCAAGACTTCAGAGCCGGTATGCGAATATCCGGCCTGCAGTGATCATCTCCCGGCCTGCTGAGGCGGTGAACACCTTTGATTCCTGGCTGTCTTTCGCAGGAGGGGTGGCAGGCTCGGAGCAACCCGTGGAACGGGCCCGCCTGCTGGAGATTGTGTCCTATGGACAGGATGCAGCAAGAGTGATGTTCGGCAAGGACCGCAGCGAGCCGGTCTTGTCGCTGCCGCTGGCTCCGCAGCAATACGGGGGCTGGGCTCTGCTGGCAGGCGCGTTTATCCTTACGGTGCTGGCGTATACGGCTTACCGTAAGTACCGCGGCCAGAAGCGGGATTTGAAGACCGTGTAG
- a CDS encoding DUF1405 domain-containing protein, which translates to MTGHWFEKLFRDRRIIWLLFIVNLLGTVYGYMWYGNQLTFTAQTEPLWLLPFVPDSPTASLFFTAALLLLLYPPRGLTGTLVRELIEALAVLTSVKYGIWAVSIIVAGGYQGDSITWKDWMLMISHTGMAVEALIYARFFTFQRMLPVALAWTFANDIVDYSQGVYPWLPSVLDDDLIAVQYSTMGLTLFSTAAAWLFCGRTRRPALPDSTAVKR; encoded by the coding sequence ATGACGGGTCATTGGTTTGAGAAGTTATTTAGGGACCGAAGAATAATATGGCTGCTGTTTATCGTGAATCTGCTCGGAACGGTCTACGGATATATGTGGTATGGCAACCAGCTCACGTTCACAGCGCAGACTGAACCGCTCTGGCTCCTGCCGTTTGTTCCCGACAGCCCTACGGCCAGCCTGTTCTTCACAGCTGCATTGCTGCTGTTACTCTATCCGCCAAGAGGGCTTACAGGAACGCTGGTGCGTGAGCTGATTGAAGCGTTGGCTGTCCTAACCTCTGTGAAGTACGGAATATGGGCGGTGAGTATCATTGTAGCCGGCGGTTATCAGGGGGATTCGATAACCTGGAAGGACTGGATGCTGATGATCTCCCATACCGGAATGGCTGTGGAAGCCCTGATCTATGCCCGGTTCTTCACCTTCCAGAGGATGCTGCCTGTGGCGCTTGCGTGGACGTTCGCAAACGATATAGTGGATTATTCACAAGGCGTGTATCCATGGCTGCCCTCGGTGCTTGATGATGATCTTATCGCTGTTCAGTACTCCACCATGGGGCTTACGCTGTTCAGTACGGCCGCAGCCTGGCTGTTCTGCGGCCGGACAAGGCGTCCGGCACTTCCGGACAGCACTGCCGTGAAGCGCTGA
- a CDS encoding c-type cytochrome has product MAHGDDSKEKVVFVGDSRVRRGNGFITPPDYTAYPGKSEAFIPNFLLKEWMVGVVVLVGILVLTLSEPAPLGFPANPAATVIPIPDWYFLFLYQYLKLPYASGDYIVLGTLGVTGVAFGALLLAPFLDTGPERRFYRRPIASSLMFLSLAAIVYLTNTAWTEYKHEMAETGQIPEDVQREEKAAENKAAGLPTTSAVKPKDIAIVDKDDPAMALYKQATCITCHAVDMKGSGSIPSLRGVGDSHDKAAILTIIKEGKGQMPPMVETAMGAGLTEQDIDELAGWLAKQKSGQ; this is encoded by the coding sequence ATGGCACACGGAGACGACTCTAAAGAGAAGGTGGTATTCGTCGGGGATTCCCGGGTCCGCAGAGGAAACGGATTCATAACCCCGCCGGATTATACGGCGTATCCGGGCAAATCGGAAGCCTTTATCCCTAACTTTCTGCTTAAGGAATGGATGGTTGGTGTAGTAGTGCTGGTGGGAATTCTGGTTCTGACCCTTTCGGAGCCGGCTCCACTCGGGTTCCCTGCCAATCCGGCAGCAACGGTAATTCCGATTCCTGACTGGTATTTTCTCTTCCTCTATCAGTATTTGAAGCTCCCTTACGCATCAGGTGACTATATCGTGCTGGGAACGCTTGGTGTGACTGGGGTGGCCTTCGGGGCGCTGCTGCTGGCGCCTTTCCTGGATACCGGCCCGGAGCGGCGGTTCTATCGCAGACCGATTGCATCCTCGCTGATGTTCCTGTCCCTCGCAGCAATCGTCTACTTGACCAACACAGCCTGGACAGAATACAAGCATGAGATGGCTGAGACCGGCCAGATTCCAGAGGATGTTCAGCGCGAAGAGAAGGCCGCCGAGAATAAGGCTGCAGGCTTGCCAACCACAAGTGCCGTCAAGCCGAAGGATATTGCCATTGTGGACAAGGATGATCCGGCGATGGCACTCTATAAGCAAGCAACCTGTATAACCTGCCATGCGGTAGATATGAAGGGCTCCGGCAGTATTCCCTCGCTGCGAGGTGTCGGTGACAGTCATGATAAGGCGGCGATTCTTACTATTATAAAAGAAGGCAAGGGCCAGATGCCGCCAATGGTTGAGACGGCTATGGGAGCAGGGCTGACCGAGCAGGATATCGATGAGCTGGCCGGCTGGCTTGCCAAACAAAAAAGCGGACAGTAA